A region from the Dermacentor andersoni chromosome 11, qqDerAnde1_hic_scaffold, whole genome shotgun sequence genome encodes:
- the Alg14 gene encoding UDP-N-acetylglucosamine transferase subunit ALG14 — METFAYATYLQHLIVTLAIILLFRVVWVLVRIRHTAEACKVPRKKPAKLMIVLGSGGHTFEMLKLVENISTTSYSPRVYVTATTDPMSADKAKQLEMWRVASSSQVLLLRFLSSKKDASDGPEAEEPSDYVVERIPRSRELHQSWLTTVPTTVYAILASAPILLRHSPDVILCNGPGTCVPIVLMSFLLAVLGTKRTMVVFVESFCRVKTLSISGRILYHLADHFVVQWPQLTTKYPRARYHGLLI, encoded by the exons ATGGAAACGTTTGCCTACGCGACCTACCTCCAACACCTGATAGTCACTTTGGCAATCATTCTGCTCTTTCGAGTTGTCTGGGTTTTAGTTAGGATCAGACATACCGCCGAAGCATGCAAGGTACCTCGCAAGAAACCTGCCAAGCTGATGATTGTGCTAGGATCAG GCGGCCACACATTCGAGATGCTTAAGCTGGTGGAGAACATATCGACAACATCGTACAGCCCTCGTGTCTACGTGACGGCCACAACGGATCCAATGAGCGCCGATAAAGCCAAACAATTAGAGATGTGGAGAGTTGCATCGTCGTCACAGGTGCTGCTTCTGAGATTCCTCTCTTCTAAAAAGGACGCCAGCGACGGACCTGAG GCGGAAGAACCTTCCGACTATGTTGTCGAGCGTATTCCAAGGAGTCGAGAGTTGCACCAGTCCTGGCTGACTACGGTGCCAACAACAGTTTATGCAATTTTGGCATCGGCACCCATCCTTTTGCGCCATTCGCCAGATGTT ATTCTTTGCAATGGCCCAGGAACATGTGTGCCAATTGTGTTGATGTCGTTCTTGCTGGCT GTGCTGGGTACGAAGAGGACAATGGTGGTGTTTGTGGAGAGCTTCTGCCGAGTCAAGACACTGTCAATATCGGGCCGTATCCTGTACCACCTTGCAGACCACTTCGTGGTCCAGTGGCCTCAGCTCACAACCAAGTACCCTCGGGCTAGATACCATGGCCTGCTCATCTAA